Proteins encoded together in one Lathyrus oleraceus cultivar Zhongwan6 chromosome 5, CAAS_Psat_ZW6_1.0, whole genome shotgun sequence window:
- the LOC127078476 gene encoding uncharacterized protein LOC127078476: MIREKMKVSQSRQKSYHDKRRKSLEFEVDDCVFLRVTPVTGVGRALKSCKLTPHFIGLYQISEKVGDVVYRITLPPSLANLHDVFHVSQLRRYIADPSHVVQLDDVEVRDNLTVETLPMRIEDREVKQLRGKEIALVKIVWGGSTGGNVT; this comes from the coding sequence ATGATCAGAGAGAAGATGAAGGTTTCTCaaagtcgtcagaagagttaccatgacaagagAAGGAAATCGCTTGAGTTTGAGGTAGATGATTGTGTGTTTTTAAGAGTTACTCCGgtaacgggtgttggtagagcaTTGAAGTCGTGTAAGTTGACGCCGCATTTTATTGGTCTGTATCAGATTTCCGAGAAAGTAGGTGATGTGGTTTATCGGATTACGTTGCCGCCGTCACTTGCTAATCTCCATGATGTGTTTCAcgtgtctcaattgaggagatacattgcggatccttcgcatgttgtcCAATTAGATGATGTTGAGGTTAGAGATAATTTGACCGTGGAGACATTACCTATGCGGATAGAAGATAGAGAGGTGAAACAACTCCGtggtaaagagattgctttggtgaaaaTCGTTTGGGGAGGATCGACTGGTGGAAATGTGACGTAG